From the Acidicapsa ligni genome, one window contains:
- a CDS encoding TonB-dependent receptor, whose protein sequence is MYKRIVFILVLLLLISSRGALAQGISATLRGTVRDSSGAALRGAKVIARNTDKGIERTTVTNESGDYVLPELPAQTYAITVSADGFQPRVYKGFVLQVDQEARLDANLTVGSVAEEVTVTTTAPLIQSEDSSNGAVIDEQKIKDLPLNGRNFWQLAQLNPNVSNPVSGSSLSARGGFNIAGNREEVNNYLLDGVDNNDWTTGQPTVRPSVDAIREFRILTGVYEAEYGQKAGGQVILTTKSGTNHIHGTLFEFYAEPNLAAENYFNGGNPPQRNQFGGSLGGPVRKDKTFYFAAYEGTRSKSLQPGLEQIPYAAERAPDAAGFYEIYSSAVVAAPGTGTPYSQNTAGAYLIPSSQVATQSVYLLNGGFWPGTTSAATTPVNVTNPRANISNADQGTVRVDQVISSKNTFGVAYTLYSGLDSGAALTGSSPYLPGYGVDQPQLYQHVAINDDHAFSPTLYNEARVGFNRMAANYQNQDRGLGNQVAALGLPQGGAYDFQSSARGNTGLPGIAITGYTSIGLTGDPQWRGDNVINVTDAVTLIRGSHTLKFGGSYLDFFKHSFYVTTGRGAFGFTGQYTGNAFADFLLGNIATLSYGNGNLDQYPLQKSGAFYAQDEWRIRPSLTLNYGLRYDLDGQQKEKNNKIDYFDSTAATLNTGNGQEYSVDPSTGHLVQIGTVPVTHTNSNMPWTNFAPRVGFAYRPGSSADTVIRGGYGLYYSQNIVSDGNLFAAFGLGSPFVIQESYSGTTWANPIPTGIKAGAISITTVPRNLATPYNQEWSLGVQHEFNHKTLVEITYQGSKGTHFILPYNINQPLVAANASASIQSRRPWNQWSSITNYAGASSSSYNSLVLRAEQRFSGGLTFLSSFVYSKSLDLGGTNGDNSPQNPLNLSSEWGPSLFDQKFRVITNGIYDLPFGNGKQWLAGSPLLVRSLVSGWRATGILTLQSGRPFSPVTTDGLASDTGATDRAFVVGDPNLSHKSVKEWFNTAAYRPNDPANGENLSNNKAAGYVFNYGNAARNSLRGPGIQNFDAGLFRDVEVREGQILQVRAEAFNAFNHPNFSAPGSNAASGTFGEITSTALANRQLQFGLKYIF, encoded by the coding sequence ATGTACAAACGTATTGTCTTCATTCTTGTATTGTTACTTTTAATTTCATCTCGAGGTGCGCTGGCACAGGGCATTTCAGCAACCCTGCGTGGAACTGTGCGCGACAGTTCGGGAGCTGCTTTGCGCGGCGCCAAGGTCATTGCCAGGAACACGGATAAGGGTATCGAGCGGACAACCGTTACCAACGAATCGGGAGACTATGTGCTCCCTGAGCTGCCAGCTCAGACATACGCCATTACCGTGAGTGCGGATGGATTTCAACCGCGTGTTTACAAGGGATTCGTATTACAGGTAGATCAGGAAGCACGACTTGATGCGAATCTCACCGTGGGCAGCGTGGCAGAGGAAGTGACGGTGACGACGACCGCACCGCTGATTCAATCAGAAGACTCTTCCAACGGCGCTGTTATCGACGAGCAGAAGATCAAGGATCTTCCTCTGAATGGGCGAAACTTCTGGCAGCTTGCACAACTGAATCCGAATGTCTCGAACCCGGTGAGCGGTTCAAGCCTGAGTGCGCGAGGTGGATTCAACATCGCAGGTAATCGCGAAGAAGTGAACAACTATCTTCTCGATGGCGTGGATAACAATGATTGGACAACGGGACAGCCCACTGTGCGGCCCTCAGTGGATGCGATTCGCGAGTTCAGAATTCTCACCGGTGTATATGAAGCGGAGTATGGGCAAAAGGCCGGTGGCCAGGTAATCCTGACTACCAAGTCTGGAACGAACCACATCCACGGTACGTTGTTCGAGTTTTATGCAGAGCCGAATCTGGCTGCGGAGAATTACTTCAATGGAGGCAATCCGCCGCAACGCAATCAATTCGGTGGTTCGCTCGGCGGGCCTGTGCGAAAAGATAAGACGTTCTATTTCGCCGCCTATGAAGGTACGCGTAGCAAGTCGCTGCAGCCTGGCCTGGAGCAGATTCCTTATGCGGCAGAACGCGCTCCAGATGCGGCAGGATTCTATGAAATCTATTCCTCCGCAGTCGTTGCTGCACCGGGTACCGGCACACCTTATAGCCAGAACACAGCAGGAGCATATCTGATTCCATCCAGCCAGGTTGCCACGCAGAGCGTGTACCTGTTGAATGGTGGTTTCTGGCCCGGCACTACGTCCGCGGCGACGACACCGGTAAATGTCACCAACCCCCGAGCCAACATTTCGAATGCAGATCAGGGCACGGTTCGGGTCGATCAAGTTATATCCAGCAAGAACACGTTTGGAGTTGCATACACGCTCTACAGCGGTTTGGATTCAGGCGCCGCACTAACAGGGTCCAGCCCATACCTGCCGGGATATGGTGTGGATCAGCCGCAGCTCTACCAGCATGTCGCTATCAACGATGATCATGCTTTTTCTCCTACGTTATATAACGAGGCGCGCGTAGGCTTCAATCGCATGGCGGCTAACTATCAGAACCAGGATCGCGGTCTAGGCAATCAAGTAGCTGCGCTTGGCTTGCCGCAGGGCGGAGCTTATGATTTCCAATCTTCGGCACGCGGCAATACTGGCCTGCCGGGCATCGCAATCACTGGTTATACGAGCATCGGTCTTACCGGTGATCCACAGTGGCGTGGCGACAATGTGATCAACGTAACCGATGCGGTAACGCTGATTCGCGGCAGCCACACGTTGAAGTTTGGTGGAAGCTATCTGGACTTCTTCAAGCATTCGTTCTATGTCACAACGGGACGCGGAGCCTTTGGTTTCACGGGCCAATATACAGGAAATGCATTTGCCGATTTTCTGCTGGGTAACATCGCAACTCTTTCCTATGGCAATGGCAATCTGGATCAGTATCCATTGCAAAAGAGCGGAGCGTTTTACGCACAGGATGAGTGGAGAATTCGACCTTCGCTCACTCTGAACTATGGTCTGCGCTACGATCTGGATGGCCAGCAAAAAGAGAAAAACAACAAGATCGATTATTTCGATTCAACTGCGGCTACATTGAACACGGGCAATGGGCAGGAGTACTCCGTCGATCCTTCAACAGGTCATCTCGTGCAGATAGGAACGGTTCCGGTAACGCATACGAATTCCAACATGCCCTGGACCAATTTCGCGCCACGCGTCGGCTTTGCGTATCGACCGGGATCGAGCGCAGATACTGTGATCCGCGGTGGGTACGGACTCTACTACAGCCAAAATATCGTGAGCGATGGAAACCTGTTTGCGGCCTTCGGACTGGGCTCCCCGTTTGTGATTCAGGAGAGCTACTCGGGAACGACATGGGCCAATCCAATTCCTACTGGAATCAAGGCTGGAGCCATCTCCATCACTACTGTGCCCCGTAACCTGGCTACGCCCTACAACCAGGAATGGAGCCTCGGTGTACAGCATGAGTTCAATCACAAGACGCTGGTTGAGATCACGTACCAGGGCAGCAAGGGCACGCACTTCATCCTTCCTTACAACATCAATCAACCCCTGGTTGCGGCGAATGCTTCAGCGAGCATTCAATCGCGCCGGCCCTGGAATCAATGGTCGTCGATTACCAATTATGCAGGTGCTTCTTCATCGAGCTATAACAGCCTCGTTCTGCGTGCGGAACAGCGTTTTTCAGGTGGGCTGACTTTCCTATCGAGCTTCGTGTATAGCAAGTCCCTCGACCTTGGTGGAACGAATGGCGATAACTCGCCACAGAATCCATTGAACCTAAGTTCAGAGTGGGGACCTTCTCTCTTTGATCAGAAGTTTCGCGTCATTACAAACGGAATTTACGATCTGCCATTTGGCAACGGAAAGCAGTGGCTGGCGGGATCTCCACTCTTAGTTCGTTCGCTTGTAAGTGGATGGAGAGCGACGGGTATCCTTACACTGCAGAGTGGCAGGCCCTTCTCTCCTGTAACTACGGATGGTCTGGCGTCTGACACTGGCGCTACCGATCGTGCGTTTGTCGTAGGAGATCCGAACCTGTCCCACAAGTCGGTGAAGGAGTGGTTTAATACTGCAGCCTACCGTCCTAATGATCCTGCCAACGGGGAGAACCTCAGCAACAACAAGGCTGCCGGATATGTATTCAATTACGGCAACGCTGCTCGCAACAGCCTGCGCGGGCCTGGCATTCAAAACTTCGACGCCGGACTCTTCAGGGATGTTGAGGTACGTGAAGGGCAGATATTGCAGGTGCGCGCCGAGGCCTTCAACGCATTTAATCACCCTAACTTTTCAGCTCCAGGGAGCAACGCAGCGTCCGGTACGTTTGGCGAGATTACTTCCACTGCTTTGGCTAATCGGCAACTTCAATTTGGATTGAAGTACATCTTCTGA
- a CDS encoding creatininase family protein, which yields MQTGLSRNHFLTGLAASLLLVSGVAAGARPLANTAASATKKHAAEVVDIELLTWPEIYKAIHEEGKTTALLFNGGTEQRGPQGVTGAHNFIAHATADAIARKLGNALVAPVLPFSVNRASADLPGTIGINGQVFAEINEQVAEQLIINGFKNVILLGDHGGGQKELKDVASKLDAKYAPQGVHVFYSDGPYTKANDAFFAWLDKNGYPPSTHAGIPDTSEMLYLEGDQPWIRKELLPTALGDAPRKPGSTPDPNVKLIHNGISGDARRSSFELGKRFIDLKVDYGVQQIQELVAHGSDAQAKPDASAGTR from the coding sequence ATGCAAACGGGATTAAGTCGAAATCATTTTCTGACGGGATTGGCAGCGTCGCTTCTGCTTGTAAGTGGTGTTGCCGCAGGCGCCAGGCCCCTCGCAAATACAGCGGCTTCTGCTACGAAGAAACACGCCGCAGAGGTTGTAGATATCGAACTGCTGACCTGGCCTGAGATCTATAAGGCCATTCACGAGGAAGGCAAGACGACAGCGCTTCTATTCAATGGCGGCACGGAGCAGCGCGGGCCACAGGGCGTTACAGGTGCACATAACTTCATTGCGCATGCAACTGCCGATGCGATCGCGAGAAAGCTGGGGAATGCGCTGGTCGCTCCCGTGTTGCCTTTTTCCGTGAACAGGGCGAGCGCAGATTTGCCGGGAACCATTGGGATCAACGGGCAGGTATTTGCCGAGATTAATGAACAGGTAGCTGAGCAGTTGATTATCAATGGTTTCAAGAACGTAATTCTGCTGGGGGATCATGGCGGTGGCCAGAAGGAGCTGAAGGACGTTGCATCAAAACTGGATGCAAAGTACGCTCCGCAAGGAGTGCATGTCTTCTACTCCGATGGACCGTACACAAAAGCCAACGATGCATTCTTCGCATGGTTGGATAAGAATGGATATCCGCCGAGCACGCACGCAGGCATTCCCGATACTTCAGAAATGCTGTACCTGGAAGGCGATCAGCCCTGGATTCGCAAGGAGTTGCTCCCGACGGCGCTGGGGGATGCTCCAAGAAAGCCGGGCTCTACTCCCGACCCCAATGTAAAACTGATTCATAATGGAATCAGTGGAGATGCTCGGCGGAGTTCGTTCGAACTGGGAAAGCGGTTTATCGATCTGAAGGTTGATTACGGAGTGCAGCAGATTCAGGAGTTGGTTGCACATGGGAGTGATGCACAGGCAAAGCCCGATGCCTCTGCGGGAACGCGCTAG
- a CDS encoding ATP-grasp domain-containing protein, with translation MSATTATVDVELDTKHSELSNAPLAFFYEHPQWFQPTFAELDKRGESYSKIFAPEHFYTPGGERPGFRVLFNRMSPSADRRGHGSAILHTLSWLGQLELQGVRVINGTKAFRYEISKALQLSLLAELGIRFPKSRVIHDPRHAVAASEGLRYPVVVKPNVGGSGAGIVRFDSPAELQAAIDAGTLELGFDHIGLVQEFVPARGGHITRVETLGGKYLYAIQVHLTGETFDLCPADICQSTRGEALTNTGGGACVIEAAKAGLKVEGYTPPADVIANVEKIVQAAGIDVGGIEYVVDDRDGEVYYYDVNALSNFVADATRVVGFNPFENLADYLQAVVEAEVNRG, from the coding sequence ATGAGTGCAACGACTGCAACAGTGGACGTGGAACTGGATACAAAACACAGCGAATTAAGCAACGCGCCGCTTGCGTTTTTTTATGAACACCCGCAGTGGTTTCAGCCTACCTTTGCGGAGCTGGATAAGCGTGGTGAAAGCTACAGCAAGATCTTCGCGCCGGAGCATTTTTATACGCCGGGTGGAGAGCGTCCCGGGTTCCGCGTGCTGTTTAATCGCATGAGCCCATCGGCAGATCGGCGTGGGCATGGATCGGCGATTTTGCATACGCTGAGCTGGCTGGGGCAGTTGGAGTTGCAGGGTGTACGTGTGATCAACGGGACCAAGGCTTTCCGGTATGAGATATCGAAGGCGCTGCAATTGTCGTTGCTTGCTGAGCTTGGCATTCGCTTTCCCAAGTCACGCGTGATTCATGATCCTCGTCACGCAGTTGCGGCCAGCGAAGGGCTGCGCTATCCCGTGGTGGTTAAGCCAAATGTCGGAGGCAGCGGCGCCGGCATTGTGCGCTTCGATTCCCCTGCGGAATTGCAGGCTGCAATTGATGCGGGCACCCTGGAACTGGGCTTCGATCATATCGGACTGGTGCAGGAGTTTGTGCCGGCACGAGGCGGCCATATCACTCGCGTTGAGACGTTGGGCGGGAAGTATCTGTATGCAATCCAGGTGCACCTGACCGGGGAGACATTTGATCTTTGTCCCGCGGATATTTGCCAGAGTACACGTGGAGAAGCGCTGACGAATACCGGCGGCGGGGCCTGCGTGATTGAGGCAGCGAAGGCCGGGCTCAAGGTGGAGGGATATACGCCTCCCGCAGATGTGATCGCGAATGTTGAAAAGATTGTGCAGGCAGCGGGTATCGACGTCGGTGGCATCGAGTATGTCGTGGATGATCGCGACGGCGAGGTCTACTATTACGACGTAAATGCGCTTTCCAACTTTGTTGCGGACGCCACGCGCGTGGTCGGTTTCAATCCCTTCGAGAACCTTGCGGATTATCTGCAGGCAGTCGTTGAAGCAGAGGTGAACCGTGGCTAG
- a CDS encoding LLM class flavin-dependent oxidoreductase, which yields MASSGIRFGFWTPTFGGWLRNVEDEQMPTTWEYVRRLVQRSEELGYALTLIPELNLNDIKGIEAPSLDAWSTTAALAAVTKSIELMVAVRPTFHTPALAAKQASNIDHISGGRLSLNVVSSWWEQEARMYGVQFDKHDDRYARTSEWLDIVDGVWSQPRFSFSGKFYSVEDTVLEPKPVRKPRIPLYAGGESDTAKDLIARKCDAYLMHGDSPEVVGSKIADMRERREKLGLPPMQYGVAGYAIVRETEAEAKRELERITDVKQNASGFANYQQWLAGTQLERRMSIEEYSVSNRGLRTGLVGSVNQVQDRLGEFERVGVDLTLLQFSPQYEEMERFGELVIRELATA from the coding sequence GTGGCTAGCTCCGGGATTCGCTTCGGGTTTTGGACGCCTACATTTGGCGGCTGGCTGCGTAATGTTGAAGATGAACAGATGCCAACGACGTGGGAGTATGTGCGTCGATTGGTGCAGCGCAGTGAAGAGCTTGGCTATGCTCTCACGCTGATTCCAGAACTGAACCTGAATGACATCAAGGGCATTGAAGCGCCCAGCCTGGATGCGTGGTCCACAACCGCAGCGCTGGCTGCGGTGACAAAGAGCATCGAGCTAATGGTGGCTGTGCGGCCAACGTTTCATACGCCTGCACTTGCAGCCAAGCAGGCATCGAACATCGACCATATCAGCGGCGGTCGCCTGTCGTTGAATGTCGTCTCGTCCTGGTGGGAACAAGAGGCGCGCATGTACGGAGTGCAGTTCGACAAGCATGACGATCGCTATGCGCGCACCTCGGAGTGGCTGGATATTGTGGACGGCGTATGGAGCCAGCCGCGCTTTAGTTTTAGCGGCAAATTCTATTCCGTCGAAGACACGGTGCTTGAGCCGAAGCCGGTGAGGAAGCCTCGAATTCCGCTCTATGCCGGTGGTGAATCGGATACGGCAAAGGATCTGATCGCGCGCAAGTGCGATGCCTATCTCATGCATGGAGACTCGCCTGAAGTGGTGGGCAGCAAGATTGCAGACATGCGTGAACGCCGTGAAAAGCTGGGGCTGCCGCCGATGCAGTATGGCGTGGCAGGCTACGCAATTGTGCGTGAAACAGAGGCTGAGGCCAAGCGTGAGTTAGAGCGCATAACCGACGTGAAGCAGAATGCATCCGGCTTCGCGAACTACCAGCAATGGCTGGCGGGAACGCAACTGGAGCGCAGAATGTCGATCGAGGAATACTCGGTTTCAAATCGAGGTTTGAGAACCGGCCTTGTCGGCTCCGTGAACCAGGTTCAGGATCGGCTTGGTGAGTTTGAGCGCGTTGGCGTGGATCTCACGCTGCTTCAGTTCAGCCCTCAATACGAGGAAATGGAGCGCTTTGGCGAATTGGTAATTCGCGAGTTAGCTACCGCATGA
- a CDS encoding MetQ/NlpA family ABC transporter substrate-binding protein, with protein MKIAASYTTTLRRVAVLAGFSVLLTLAGCRQNSSSDLRVGVTPGPAEEILDAIKPDLEKQGIHLKIVPFTDYVQPDMALASGDLDANLYQNTAFLALFNRDHGAHFVSLGKVYLPPMAIYAGKTKSLAALQSGARIALPNDPVNEGRGLHLLETAGLIKLAAGNDAKIADNPKHLVLQPIDAAQLPRSLEDVDLAVINANFALDAGLNPRTGSLLSETADSPYANVLAVNSDKQNVPQLLALAALLTGEHARTFVTEHYHGAIYPAK; from the coding sequence ATGAAGATCGCCGCGAGTTACACAACTACTCTGCGACGAGTAGCCGTGCTTGCTGGATTTTCCGTTCTGTTGACCTTGGCGGGTTGCCGTCAAAACAGCAGCAGCGATCTGCGTGTTGGCGTAACGCCAGGACCAGCGGAAGAGATTCTCGACGCAATCAAGCCCGATCTTGAGAAGCAGGGCATACATCTCAAGATCGTTCCGTTCACAGATTACGTGCAACCGGACATGGCTCTTGCGAGCGGCGATCTGGATGCGAATCTCTATCAGAACACTGCATTCCTCGCGCTCTTCAATCGCGATCATGGTGCGCATTTTGTTTCGCTGGGCAAGGTGTATCTGCCTCCCATGGCGATCTATGCAGGGAAGACAAAAAGCCTTGCTGCATTGCAGAGCGGCGCGCGGATTGCGCTGCCAAATGATCCAGTGAACGAAGGACGCGGTCTGCACTTGCTGGAGACAGCAGGCCTGATAAAGCTGGCCGCAGGAAACGATGCGAAGATAGCCGATAATCCAAAGCATCTCGTATTGCAGCCTATTGACGCGGCGCAGCTTCCACGCAGTCTTGAAGATGTAGATCTGGCCGTGATCAATGCCAACTTCGCATTGGACGCCGGACTAAATCCCAGGACTGGCTCACTGCTGAGTGAGACTGCGGATTCTCCCTATGCCAACGTACTGGCGGTAAACAGCGATAAGCAGAATGTGCCTCAATTACTGGCGTTGGCTGCACTGTTGACTGGCGAACACGCAAGAACTTTTGTGACGGAACATTATCATGGGGCAATCTATCCAGCGAAATAA
- a CDS encoding methionine ABC transporter ATP-binding protein gives MGQSIQRNNGVRQSEELSAGLAIEARELTKRYGGGGGVSDASGPSVATVALDHVNLAVPAGAIHGVLGASGAGKTTLLRILAGLEQPDSGQVAIAGRIWSGLNERKLREERQQIGVVFQHLHLMLSRTVAANVALPLEFVGTSRSVIRERVQELLGWFDIAEKADAYPARLSGGQRQRVALARALATSPAVLLADEPTSALDPETKSSVIEVLRRIRDELGVTILVITHDITAAADLCDSVTVLDKGRVAETGSVRQVLERPQSAATRRLLTHRVSPALSVESSWRPGHAWHPELEQA, from the coding sequence ATGGGGCAATCTATCCAGCGAAATAATGGAGTGAGGCAGAGCGAAGAGTTGAGTGCCGGACTGGCAATTGAGGCACGAGAACTCACCAAGCGATATGGTGGGGGCGGAGGCGTGTCTGATGCCTCTGGGCCCTCTGTCGCTACGGTCGCGCTCGATCATGTAAATCTCGCAGTGCCTGCTGGAGCGATTCATGGAGTGTTAGGCGCAAGCGGCGCGGGCAAGACAACGCTGCTGCGCATTCTTGCAGGATTGGAGCAACCGGATTCTGGACAGGTTGCTATTGCCGGGCGCATCTGGAGTGGGCTCAACGAACGCAAGTTGCGTGAGGAGCGGCAGCAGATTGGTGTCGTGTTTCAGCATCTGCATCTGATGCTCTCCCGGACGGTTGCAGCCAACGTCGCTCTGCCGCTTGAGTTTGTAGGCACATCGAGGAGCGTGATTCGAGAACGCGTGCAAGAGTTGCTGGGATGGTTCGACATCGCGGAGAAGGCAGATGCGTATCCAGCGCGTCTTAGTGGAGGGCAGAGGCAGCGCGTTGCCCTAGCGCGTGCTTTGGCTACCAGTCCTGCAGTGCTGCTTGCGGATGAGCCAACGTCGGCGCTCGATCCCGAGACAAAGTCCTCGGTCATCGAAGTGTTGCGCCGTATTCGCGACGAACTCGGTGTGACAATTCTTGTGATCACGCACGACATAACTGCGGCGGCAGATCTGTGCGACAGCGTGACCGTGCTGGACAAAGGTCGCGTTGCGGAGACGGGCTCCGTGCGCCAGGTGCTGGAGCGGCCGCAAAGCGCAGCAACTCGCCGGCTTCTGACTCATCGCGTTTCTCCTGCGTTGTCAGTCGAAAGCTCATGGAGACCGGGGCACGCCTGGCATCCTGAACTGGAGCAGGCATGA
- a CDS encoding ABC transporter permease subunit, translating to MIDLGLGSNVGSLMDVLLPAAWETLCMVAVSAPLCALSGLAIGALLVATSRDGISPTPSVYQGLAAITNLTRSIPFLILIVLLLPLTRLLVGSSIGTVAAMVPLVFGGTPYAARLAEAALLEVDPGLVQAAITMGATPWQAMWKVYIPEAVPGLIRAGTVLGITMINFSAMAGAVGGGGLGDLAIRYGYQRFRMDVLLAAVVVLLALVQGMQWAGNTAARQLDRR from the coding sequence ATGATCGATTTAGGCCTTGGCTCCAACGTCGGTTCTCTCATGGACGTGCTGCTCCCTGCCGCGTGGGAGACGTTGTGCATGGTGGCTGTCTCGGCACCTCTATGCGCCTTATCGGGTCTGGCAATCGGTGCGCTTCTGGTGGCGACTAGTCGCGATGGGATTAGCCCCACGCCCTCTGTTTATCAGGGGCTGGCGGCCATCACGAACCTGACGCGAAGCATCCCATTTTTGATTTTGATTGTGCTTCTGTTGCCGCTGACAAGGTTGCTGGTTGGTAGTTCGATAGGCACAGTGGCGGCAATGGTGCCACTGGTCTTTGGTGGAACGCCTTACGCTGCGAGACTCGCCGAAGCGGCACTGCTTGAGGTTGATCCGGGCCTTGTGCAGGCGGCGATTACGATGGGGGCGACACCCTGGCAGGCAATGTGGAAAGTGTATATTCCTGAGGCCGTTCCTGGATTGATTCGCGCAGGCACAGTGCTTGGAATCACCATGATCAACTTCTCTGCGATGGCTGGCGCGGTAGGCGGTGGTGGCCTGGGCGACCTGGCTATCCGTTATGGTTATCAGCGCTTCCGCATGGATGTCCTGCTTGCCGCTGTCGTCGTGCTGCTGGCATTAGTGCAGGGCATGCAATGGGCAGGCAACACTGCAGCCAGGCAGCTCGATCGACGATAG
- a CDS encoding type 2 periplasmic-binding domain-containing protein, with protein MRRALPGTLLLLALCSFKCAFATQPTDATLDRLHKTSTLVCGIDQNEAEFSTTDDHGSIVDFDRELCKAAAVAVIGRDAKVVIKGYPDDQTSLAALRSGEIDVVASISADFTHSTDASIQLTRPVLYDSVGVMVPTVSNIATPSDLSGHKICFLAETEVEVMLRTWFEKRHLDFIPFPFQEEGEMEAAYVTGNCTGLAGDITRLATSRVSFGAQANKYKLLPEILSKDPLALAYRSSDAQWGRVLEWTINALIQAEESGVTASNVESMQSSHDPAIARLLGKSHEVGRPLGLDENWAAHTIQAVGNYGEIFARDLGPNSQLKIPRGQNELWDKGGLMYALPLK; from the coding sequence ATGCGTCGCGCCCTGCCTGGTACATTGTTGCTGCTTGCGTTATGTTCCTTCAAGTGTGCCTTTGCGACGCAGCCAACGGATGCCACGCTCGACCGGCTGCATAAGACCAGCACGCTTGTCTGCGGCATCGACCAGAATGAAGCAGAGTTCTCGACTACGGACGATCATGGCTCCATCGTTGATTTTGATCGGGAGCTCTGCAAGGCAGCCGCTGTCGCTGTAATTGGGCGCGACGCCAAAGTCGTTATCAAGGGCTACCCTGACGACCAGACCAGCCTCGCTGCGCTTCGTTCGGGCGAGATTGATGTTGTGGCATCTATCAGCGCGGACTTCACACACAGCACAGATGCATCCATTCAGCTAACGCGCCCTGTTCTCTACGACAGCGTTGGAGTCATGGTGCCGACTGTATCCAATATCGCGACTCCATCCGATCTCAGTGGACACAAAATCTGCTTCCTGGCAGAGACGGAAGTGGAAGTAATGCTGCGTACATGGTTTGAAAAGCGGCATCTCGATTTCATTCCTTTTCCGTTTCAGGAAGAGGGCGAAATGGAGGCCGCATATGTGACCGGCAACTGCACCGGTCTTGCTGGAGACATCACACGGCTTGCCACCTCCCGGGTCAGCTTTGGTGCACAGGCAAACAAATACAAGCTGCTTCCTGAGATCCTCTCCAAAGACCCGCTGGCACTTGCTTATCGCAGTTCAGATGCGCAGTGGGGGCGAGTTCTTGAATGGACGATCAATGCTCTGATCCAGGCAGAGGAGAGCGGCGTTACAGCTTCTAATGTTGAATCGATGCAGTCAAGTCACGATCCAGCAATTGCACGATTGCTGGGCAAATCCCATGAGGTTGGAAGACCTCTTGGCCTTGACGAGAACTGGGCCGCGCATACGATTCAAGCCGTCGGCAACTATGGTGAGATCTTCGCTCGTGATCTTGGCCCAAACTCCCAGTTGAAAATACCTCGCGGGCAAAACGAGCTTTGGGACAAGGGCGGCCTGATGTACGCGCTTCCGCTGAAATAA